From Candidatus Methylomirabilota bacterium, one genomic window encodes:
- the recG gene encoding ATP-dependent DNA helicase RecG: protein MHSTESSGAPGRGAGAAVPHPLATPLQFVKGIGPQRAKLLGNLGLHTVEDALYYLPARHEDRSQLTPIRGLKPDDVTTITGTIRAISPPPRGRPRVPLSVLLSDGTDFVPCVWFGQAYLERIFQRGQRLIVHGRAQRFRSGPLQMHVKDYEIVEDEAGETPSDPADEHLHTGRLVPVYGLTRGLTARPMRRLMKRLVEAYVDGLEDPLPPALRARHRLEPLPAAIRGGHFPRTDDEFVAARRRLVYDEFLLLQLGLSIRRHRQGRQPGLAMNPPGVLARRLLASLPFALTDAQERVWREIRTDMAEPFPMNRLLQGDVGSGKTIVAGLAVLTAVEAGYQTALMAPTEILAEQHVMTLTALLEPLGVPVAMLTNAVKGKARESVLTAAAEGALGCVVGTHALVQEVVKFRRLGLAVVDEQHRFGVNQRATLMRKGQSPDVLVMTATPIPRTLALTLYGDLEVSVIDQLPPGRKSVVTKARPESARAKIYRFLREQVREGRQVYVVYPLVEESEVVDLRAATEMAERLRREVFPDLSIGLLHGRMPFAEKDRVMREFKAGAIHVLVSTTVIEVGIDVPNASVMLVEHAERFGLSQLHQLRGRVGRGPWRSYCILLSGAASEEARQRLAAMTATNDGFKISEADLALRGPGDFFGTRQSGLPEFRVADLLRDAAALEAARRDAVALVREDPQLRAPEHRALRGALLQRWRGKIDLAGVG from the coding sequence TTGCACTCCACTGAGTCGTCGGGCGCCCCGGGACGCGGCGCAGGCGCGGCGGTCCCGCATCCGCTCGCGACCCCGCTGCAGTTCGTGAAGGGCATCGGGCCTCAGCGGGCCAAGCTGCTCGGCAACCTGGGACTGCACACCGTCGAGGACGCGCTCTACTATCTGCCGGCCCGCCACGAGGACCGGAGCCAGCTCACCCCCATCCGCGGTCTGAAGCCCGACGACGTGACCACGATCACCGGGACGATCCGGGCGATCAGCCCGCCGCCACGCGGCCGGCCGCGCGTGCCACTGTCCGTGCTGCTGAGCGACGGCACCGATTTCGTGCCCTGCGTGTGGTTCGGGCAGGCGTACCTGGAGCGCATCTTCCAGCGCGGCCAGCGGCTCATCGTGCACGGGCGGGCGCAGCGCTTCCGCTCCGGGCCGCTCCAGATGCACGTGAAGGACTACGAGATCGTCGAAGACGAGGCGGGTGAGACGCCGTCGGACCCGGCCGACGAGCATCTGCACACCGGCCGGCTCGTCCCGGTCTACGGGCTGACCCGGGGGCTCACCGCCCGCCCGATGCGCCGGCTGATGAAGCGGCTGGTGGAAGCCTACGTCGACGGTCTGGAGGATCCGCTCCCGCCGGCGCTGCGCGCGCGCCACCGGCTCGAGCCGCTGCCGGCGGCCATCCGCGGCGGCCATTTCCCGAGGACCGACGATGAGTTCGTCGCGGCCCGGCGCCGGCTCGTCTACGACGAGTTCTTGCTGCTGCAGCTGGGTCTGTCGATCCGGCGTCATCGTCAGGGCCGCCAGCCGGGCCTCGCCATGAATCCCCCCGGCGTGCTGGCCCGGCGGCTGCTGGCCTCGCTGCCATTTGCGCTGACCGACGCGCAGGAGCGGGTCTGGCGCGAGATCCGGACCGACATGGCGGAGCCGTTCCCGATGAACCGGCTGCTGCAAGGCGATGTGGGGTCGGGCAAGACCATCGTCGCCGGGCTCGCGGTCCTCACCGCGGTGGAGGCGGGATATCAAACCGCGCTCATGGCGCCGACCGAGATCCTGGCCGAGCAGCATGTCATGACGCTGACCGCACTGCTGGAGCCGCTCGGAGTGCCGGTGGCCATGCTCACCAACGCGGTGAAGGGCAAGGCGCGCGAGAGCGTGCTGACCGCGGCGGCCGAGGGCGCGCTGGGCTGCGTGGTCGGCACCCACGCGCTGGTGCAGGAGGTGGTGAAGTTCCGCCGGCTCGGCCTGGCGGTGGTCGACGAGCAGCATCGCTTCGGGGTCAATCAGCGCGCGACGTTGATGCGCAAGGGGCAGAGCCCGGACGTACTGGTGATGACCGCGACCCCGATCCCCCGCACCCTCGCCCTGACCCTCTACGGCGATCTGGAGGTCTCGGTGATCGACCAGCTGCCGCCGGGCCGGAAGTCGGTGGTCACCAAGGCGCGTCCGGAATCGGCCCGCGCGAAGATCTATCGGTTCCTGCGCGAGCAGGTGCGTGAGGGCCGCCAGGTCTACGTGGTCTATCCCCTGGTCGAGGAGTCGGAGGTGGTCGACCTGCGGGCGGCCACCGAGATGGCCGAGCGCCTGCGGCGCGAGGTCTTTCCCGATCTGAGCATTGGCCTCCTCCACGGGCGCATGCCGTTCGCGGAGAAGGATCGGGTGATGCGCGAGTTCAAGGCGGGCGCGATCCACGTGCTCGTCTCCACCACCGTGATCGAGGTGGGCATCGACGTGCCCAACGCGTCGGTCATGCTAGTCGAGCACGCGGAGCGCTTCGGCCTCTCGCAGCTCCACCAGCTGCGCGGCCGCGTGGGCCGCGGCCCGTGGAGGAGCTACTGCATCCTCCTCTCGGGGGCCGCGTCGGAGGAGGCCCGCCAGCGTCTCGCCGCGATGACCGCCACCAACGACGGGTTCAAGATCTCGGAAGCCGATCTGGCGCTGCGAGGCCCCGGCGACTTCTTCGGCACCCGCCAGTCCGGCCTGCCCGAGTTTCGCGTGGCCGACCTGCTGCGCGACGCGGCCGCGCTGGAAGCGGCCCGGCGCGACGCGGTGGCCCTCGTCCGCGAGGATCCGCAGCTGCGCGCGCCCGAGCACCGGGCGCTGCGGGGGGCGCTGCTGCAACGCTGGCGCGGCAAGATCGACCTGGCCGGAGTCGGCTGA
- a CDS encoding alpha/beta hydrolase, with translation MLYRGMDRAALDAAYNNTAHVGQPARDRHVAGWTARSDAVRAARGGRLDLKYGAGPRHRVDVFPCGRPGAPTLLYIHGGYWQMNDKEPYAFLGESLLPAGFNLALVEYTLAPAARMDAIVAEVRASVAWVIDHAKEHGGDPARVFVSGHSAGGHLTAMAMTEARVAGGLAISGLYDLEPIRLNYLNDKLRMDEAEARRNSPMLHLPARSSPLVVTVGLAELPELIRQSEEYAEAWTKKGLPGRYLPVEKHDHFSILEELARRDGKLFGVLQQLADSPADVR, from the coding sequence ATGCTCTACCGGGGAATGGATCGCGCCGCACTCGACGCCGCCTACAACAACACCGCTCACGTCGGCCAGCCCGCCCGCGACCGCCACGTCGCCGGCTGGACCGCCCGCAGCGACGCGGTGCGCGCCGCGCGCGGCGGCCGCCTCGATCTGAAGTACGGCGCCGGCCCGCGCCACCGCGTCGACGTCTTCCCCTGCGGCCGCCCCGGCGCGCCCACGCTCCTCTACATCCACGGCGGCTACTGGCAGATGAACGACAAGGAGCCCTACGCCTTCCTGGGCGAGTCGCTCCTGCCGGCCGGGTTCAATCTCGCGCTGGTCGAGTACACACTGGCCCCGGCCGCGCGGATGGACGCGATCGTGGCCGAGGTGCGCGCCTCGGTCGCCTGGGTCATCGACCACGCCAAGGAGCATGGCGGCGATCCGGCCCGCGTCTTCGTCTCCGGCCACTCCGCCGGCGGCCACCTGACCGCCATGGCGATGACCGAGGCACGCGTGGCCGGCGGCCTGGCGATCAGCGGCCTCTACGACCTGGAGCCCATCCGCCTCAACTATCTCAACGACAAGCTCCGGATGGACGAGGCCGAGGCCCGCCGCAACAGCCCGATGCTGCATCTGCCCGCGCGCTCGTCGCCGCTGGTCGTCACGGTCGGCCTGGCCGAGCTCCCCGAGCTGATCCGCCAGTCCGAGGAGTACGCGGAGGCGTGGACGAAGAAAGGCCTGCCGGGCCGCTATCTGCCCGTCGAGAAGCACGACCACTTCTCGATCCTGGAGGAGTTGGCCCGCAGGGACGGCAAGCTGTTCGGCGTCCTGCAGCAGCTAGCCGACAGCCCCGCCGACGTACGATAG
- a CDS encoding 2-oxoglutarate and iron-dependent oxygenase domain-containing protein, with protein sequence MSPLTEVPVVDLTAARTGGRAERARVAAAIDAACRDIGFFAISGHGVPDRTVDDLRRVAHEFFALPMAEKLAIRHPVPGTNRGYHPVGGEALAQANDDTAASPDLKEFFHVGPVDAGDDPYYTSEEGRQHFVPNVWPARPAGFASAATAHYRAMARLITFLMRLAALALDVEETHFDDKVDRSIGTMRLNYYPAQATPPAAGQLRASAHTDYGGFTILSGEDVPGGLQVRTRDGRWIDVATSPSQFVVNIGDLLMRWTNDRWLSNLHRVVNPPLDGPSRPRLSIAFFNHPNYDALIECLPTQGAAKHPPVRSGDYRDLKYAKTGFAAARPRA encoded by the coding sequence ATGAGCCCGCTGACCGAGGTCCCCGTCGTCGACCTCACCGCCGCCCGGACCGGCGGGCGGGCCGAGCGGGCACGCGTGGCCGCCGCGATCGACGCCGCCTGCCGCGACATCGGCTTCTTCGCGATCAGCGGCCACGGCGTCCCCGACCGCACCGTGGACGACCTGCGTCGCGTGGCCCACGAGTTCTTCGCGCTGCCGATGGCCGAGAAGCTGGCGATCCGTCACCCGGTGCCCGGCACCAACCGCGGCTATCACCCGGTCGGCGGCGAGGCGCTCGCCCAGGCCAACGACGACACGGCGGCGTCGCCCGACCTCAAGGAATTCTTCCACGTCGGGCCGGTGGACGCGGGTGACGACCCGTACTACACGAGCGAGGAGGGACGGCAGCACTTCGTGCCGAACGTCTGGCCGGCGCGCCCGGCCGGCTTCGCGTCGGCGGCCACCGCGCACTACCGCGCGATGGCCCGGCTGATCACGTTCCTCATGCGGCTGGCCGCCCTGGCGCTCGACGTGGAGGAGACCCATTTCGACGACAAGGTGGACCGCTCGATCGGGACGATGCGGCTGAACTACTACCCCGCCCAGGCGACGCCGCCCGCGGCGGGCCAGCTGCGGGCCAGCGCCCACACCGACTACGGGGGCTTCACGATCCTGAGTGGCGAGGACGTGCCAGGCGGGCTGCAGGTGCGCACGCGCGACGGCCGCTGGATCGACGTGGCGACCTCGCCCAGCCAGTTCGTGGTCAACATCGGCGACCTGCTCATGCGCTGGACGAACGACCGGTGGCTCTCGAACCTGCACCGCGTGGTCAATCCGCCGCTCGACGGCCCGTCGCGGCCGCGGCTCTCCATCGCCTTCTTCAACCATCCCAACTACGACGCCCTCATCGAGTGCCTGCCGACGCAGGGCGCGGCCAAGCATCCGCCCGTGCGCTCCGGCGACTACCGCGACCTCAAGTACGCCAAGACCGGCTTCGCCGCCGCGCGCCCGCGCGCCTAG